A stretch of the Haloplanus aerogenes genome encodes the following:
- a CDS encoding AsnC family transcriptional regulator translates to MRNLDETDMEILSLLAEDARRSFSSIGEKVGLSGPAVSDRVTRLQEAGIVEGFTVDVNREYLRAGVPMFVQFDNAPEVVDTLRDRLAGADGVEHVFVTAEGKVWFYGRAEGANVRRWVESLLDDVPTTAYTVTLVDEAEWTPSLDGTEFAVTCVECGNTVDSEGESARIDDTVYHFCCPSCRSRFEERYQRLAEEA, encoded by the coding sequence ATGCGCAATCTGGACGAGACGGACATGGAGATACTCTCCTTGCTGGCCGAAGACGCGCGCCGGTCGTTCAGTTCCATCGGCGAGAAGGTGGGGCTCTCCGGTCCGGCCGTCTCCGACCGCGTGACGCGACTGCAGGAGGCGGGGATCGTCGAGGGGTTCACCGTCGACGTGAATCGCGAGTATCTCCGCGCCGGCGTCCCGATGTTCGTCCAGTTCGACAACGCCCCCGAGGTCGTCGACACGCTCCGGGACCGACTCGCCGGCGCCGACGGCGTCGAACACGTGTTCGTGACCGCCGAGGGGAAGGTCTGGTTCTACGGCCGTGCCGAGGGCGCGAACGTCCGGCGGTGGGTCGAGAGCCTCCTCGACGACGTGCCGACGACCGCGTACACCGTCACGCTCGTCGACGAAGCCGAGTGGACCCCGTCGCTCGACGGCACCGAGTTCGCCGTCACCTGCGTCGAGTGTGGCAACACCGTCGACAGCGAGGGCGAGTCGGCGCGCATCGACGACACCGTCTATCACTTCTGCTGTCCGTCGTGTCGAAGCCGGTTCGAGGAGCGGTACCAGCGACTTGCCGAGGAGGCGTGA